Proteins from a genomic interval of Thermodesulfobacteriota bacterium:
- a CDS encoding ABC transporter substrate binding protein, whose translation MSPVSKAVGAVLLLAAALVGASFLPAKDAGASASVGLVVFKGSGFGREVRDPFAARLKAHGSSAEVHVLTPTCDKVSRINSVRKLLAHGVGVLVVFGTCAAQDAAEATNKVPIVLLAGYDPTGGRPDRPAWMGNNVTGLSCRTSVPLLYENMHKTAPLETVGFLQCSDDDDGAAQLRDVQAVASSRDFQLIVANASGASAGQLARTFSPAQFVHVGWGCDPQVLGFDLERLGRPLVTQSPGLKGSGIVLSLAANAEAMIDDGAALAARLLKGERAANIPIAEAKKVDFLVDLQEALALGLRIPFEVLQANR comes from the coding sequence ATGTCTCCCGTCTCGAAGGCCGTAGGTGCCGTCCTCCTCCTGGCTGCCGCCCTGGTGGGCGCTTCCTTCCTGCCGGCAAAGGACGCGGGGGCGTCGGCGAGCGTCGGGCTCGTGGTCTTCAAGGGCAGCGGGTTCGGCCGGGAGGTGCGAGACCCCTTTGCGGCGCGACTCAAGGCGCACGGTTCGTCCGCCGAGGTGCACGTGCTCACCCCCACGTGCGACAAGGTCTCCCGGATCAACAGCGTACGGAAGCTCCTGGCCCACGGCGTGGGAGTGCTCGTGGTCTTCGGCACGTGCGCCGCCCAGGACGCGGCGGAGGCAACCAACAAGGTGCCCATCGTCCTCCTGGCGGGGTACGACCCCACCGGCGGGCGCCCGGACCGGCCGGCCTGGATGGGGAACAACGTCACGGGGCTCTCCTGCCGGACCTCCGTGCCCCTGCTCTACGAGAACATGCACAAGACGGCACCCCTGGAGACGGTGGGGTTCCTCCAGTGCTCCGACGACGACGACGGCGCGGCCCAACTGCGAGACGTCCAGGCCGTGGCCAGCAGCCGCGACTTCCAGCTCATCGTCGCCAACGCGTCCGGGGCATCCGCGGGCCAGCTGGCCCGGACCTTCTCCCCCGCCCAGTTCGTCCACGTGGGCTGGGGGTGCGATCCCCAGGTGCTGGGGTTCGACCTGGAGCGCCTGGGCAGGCCCCTGGTCACCCAGTCGCCCGGCCTGAAGGGAAGCGGGATCGTCCTGTCCCTGGCGGCCAACGCCGAGGCCATGATCGACGACGGCGCCGCCCTGGCCGCACGGCTCCTCAAGGGAGAGCGGGCGGCGAACATCCCGATTGCCGAGGCAAAGAAGGTGGACTTCCTCGTCGATCTCCAGGAGGCCCTGGCCCTGGGACTTCGGATTCCCTTCGAGGTGCTCCAGGCCAACCGCTGA